A stretch of the Argentina anserina chromosome 6, drPotAnse1.1, whole genome shotgun sequence genome encodes the following:
- the LOC126800158 gene encoding GDSL esterase/lipase At2g42990-like translates to MTCMYAPWLLLTQLILLQVANLEAKVPAIIVFGDSSVDSGNNNRISTLLKSNFKPYGRDFAGGQPTGRFSNGRIPPDFISNAFGLKPSVPAYLDPNFGISDFVTGVCFASAGTGYDNATSDVLNVIPLWKEVEYYKEYQSKLSDYVGQHKAREILTEALYLISLGTNDFLENYYTVPRRRSQFTVQQYQDFLLGLAENFLREIYSLGVRKISLTGLPPMGCLPLERATNFMNHHECVEEYNNVAVEFNGKLNNMAAKLNQELPDYKILFTAKVYEFFYQIISNPSSYGFDVAEVACCSSGTFEMSYLCNEHNPYTCTDASKYIFWDAFHPTDRTNQIIADHLIPDLLNLFN, encoded by the exons ATGACATGCATGTACGCTCCATGGCTCTTGTTGACTCAACTAATTCTACTACAAGTAGCAAATCTTGAGGCCAAGGTTCCAGCCATTATTGTGTTTGGAGATTCATCTGTGGATTCAGGAAACAACAACCGGATTTCGACACTCTTGAAGAGCAATTTCAAGCCATATGGGCGTGATTTTGCTGGTGGTCAACCCACAGGAAGGTTCTCTAATGGTCGTATTCCTCCGGATTTCATTTCTAATGCTTTCGGGCTCAAACCATCGGTCCCTGCTTACTTGGATCCCAATTTTGGGATTTCAGATTTTGTCACCGGTGTTTGCTTTGCATCTGCTGGAACTGGCTATGACAATGCTACATCTGATGTATTG AATGTTATACCTTTGTGGAAAGAAGTGGAGTACTACAAGGAGTACCAAAGCAAATTGAGCGACTATGTTGGCCAACACAAGGCAAGAGAAATTTTAACTGAGGCTTTGTACTTGATAAGCTTGGGAACCAATGATTTCCTTGAGAACTACTACACAGTTCCTCGCCGGAGATCCCAATTCACAGTCCAGCAATACCAGGATTTCCTATTGGGACTTGCTGAAAATTTCTTGAGGGAAATTTACAGTCTTGGAGTCAGGAAAATTTCCCTGACCGGGCTACCCCCGATGGGGTGCTTGCCATTGGAGAGGGCAACAAATTTCATGAATCATCATGAGTGTGTGGAGGAATATAACAATGTGGCTGTGGAATTTAATGGGAAGTTGAACAACATGGCAGCAAAGTTGAATCAAGAGCTTCCAGACtataaaattctatttactGCAAAAGTGTATGAGTTCTTCTATCAGATCATCAGCAACCCTTCTTCATATG GATTTGATGTTGCTGAAGTGGCATGTTGTTCTAGTGGGACATTTGAGATGAGTTACCTCTGCAATGAGCATAATCCATATACTTGCACAGATGCAAGCAAGTATATATTCTGGGATGCCTTTCATCCTACAGACAGAACAAATCAGATAATAGCTGACCATTTGATTCCCGATCTTCTAAACTTATTCAATTGA